One genomic window of Deltaproteobacteria bacterium includes the following:
- a CDS encoding 50S ribosomal protein L11 methyltransferase yields MKEDAGLRRQEDTIYLGPGPGFGSGRHPTTRGCLGLMESFFEGGRPARVLDAGCGSGILSIAASLLGARTVLGVEVEKTAAATARRNVGWNNVQDVVTIFRGDLQDVLGSYDLILANLDPGAAAIFGVTLGKRLVSGGHLILSGLAGFETDHALKRLVQDRGLNLLEHLRKGGWSTLLLNRPKLKNETGSTDA; encoded by the coding sequence GTGAAAGAAGACGCGGGTCTCCGGCGTCAGGAGGATACGATTTACCTGGGACCCGGTCCGGGATTCGGCTCGGGTCGCCACCCCACAACACGAGGTTGCCTCGGTCTGATGGAATCCTTCTTTGAAGGGGGTCGCCCGGCCCGTGTTCTGGACGCGGGCTGCGGTTCCGGCATTCTGTCCATTGCCGCTTCGTTGCTCGGGGCCCGGACGGTGTTGGGCGTCGAAGTTGAAAAAACGGCAGCGGCCACCGCCCGCAGAAACGTCGGGTGGAACAACGTTCAGGACGTGGTAACCATCTTCCGCGGAGACCTGCAGGATGTCCTGGGGAGTTACGACCTCATCCTGGCCAATCTGGATCCGGGCGCTGCGGCGATCTTCGGTGTAACGTTAGGAAAGCGGCTGGTTTCGGGAGGTCATCTCATCCTATCCGGTTTGGCCGGGTTTGAAACAGATCACGCCCTCAAGCGCCTTGTTCAGGATCGCGGCCTCAACCTGTTGGAACATCTCAGAAAAGGAGGTTGGAGCACCTTATTGTTGAACAGACCGAAACTCAAAAACGAAACGGGATCAACCGATGCCTGA
- a CDS encoding tetratricopeptide repeat protein — protein METKKISRKQLLKEPDEFISLSTRAVNYITANPKKVTNLSIAVLGVLVLAVVGFFFFKHQAQSNRLEFNQVLGQANAEEDTNKKIEILKGYLDTHSGSERGALVAAELGGAYFKAGNYESAAVTLERALKGLESYPKSRIAVRLALAQSYEALNQYAQGVELLLKNEKEQGDFLKEENTLVLARLYRGAGDVEKARAMYEAFLKTYPQSASKELAESLLRQLGTEGGGPAPSTSTPG, from the coding sequence ATGGAGACCAAGAAAATTAGCAGGAAGCAGTTGCTGAAGGAACCGGACGAATTTATCTCCCTTTCCACGAGAGCCGTCAATTACATAACAGCCAATCCCAAGAAGGTGACGAACCTTTCCATTGCGGTCCTGGGAGTGCTTGTTCTGGCGGTCGTCGGCTTCTTTTTCTTCAAACATCAGGCCCAATCCAATCGACTGGAATTCAACCAGGTCCTTGGCCAGGCAAACGCCGAAGAAGACACGAACAAGAAAATCGAAATCCTTAAGGGATATCTGGATACCCATTCCGGCTCCGAAAGGGGGGCCCTCGTCGCAGCGGAATTGGGAGGCGCGTACTTCAAAGCCGGGAACTACGAATCGGCGGCTGTAACGCTGGAAAGGGCCTTGAAAGGGCTCGAATCGTACCCCAAATCCCGAATAGCGGTACGCCTTGCCCTGGCGCAAAGCTATGAAGCTCTAAACCAATACGCCCAGGGAGTGGAACTGCTTCTGAAAAACGAGAAGGAGCAGGGAGACTTTCTGAAAGAAGAAAATACCCTCGTTCTCGCCAGGTTGTACAGGGGGGCGGGAGATGTCGAAAAAGCCCGCGCAATGTATGAAGCGTTTCTGAAGACCTATCCGCAATCCGCTTCAAAGGAACTGGCTGAGTCGCTATTGAGACAGTTGGGAACCGAGGGTGGCGGTCCGGCGCCGTCTACCTCGACGCCCGGTTGA
- a CDS encoding adenylosuccinate synthase: MPNVAVIGTQWGDEGKGKIVDLLTGHADLIVRFQGGNNAGHTLLVQNEKYILHLVPSGILYPEKLCLIGNGVVVDPYVLRNEISGLRKRGIEVTPSRLRVSARAHMIMPYHKALDLAREEARGPVKIGTTGRGIGPCYEDKVGRRGIRFIDFIDPQGFMERYLANLSEKEKYLRYVLGSDLPLEAEGERETLIELSRELASYASNVSVEIQKAVDSGCSVLFEGAQGTQLDIDHGTYPFVTSSNPVAGSVCSGAGVGPRILDCVLGVVKAYATRVGAGVFPTELQDDTGAYLQEKGAEFGSTTGRKRRCGWQDMVVLREAVRLNSLSGLAITKLDVLSGLDTIRICTGYENDEGFQKAMPPSLEQLEKCRPIYEDLPGWSEPIGETRSFAELPLNARNYLRRIEELSGVPIDLISVGPSREQTITERNPFDCGHRT; encoded by the coding sequence ATGCCCAACGTGGCGGTCATCGGCACCCAATGGGGTGACGAAGGTAAAGGCAAAATCGTAGATCTGCTGACCGGACATGCCGATCTGATCGTTCGCTTTCAGGGAGGCAACAATGCAGGTCATACCCTTCTGGTTCAAAACGAGAAGTATATTCTTCATCTGGTTCCATCCGGCATTTTGTACCCGGAAAAGCTGTGCCTCATCGGTAACGGCGTAGTCGTGGATCCCTATGTGCTCAGGAACGAGATTTCGGGACTGCGCAAGCGGGGCATCGAGGTGACTCCGTCACGCCTCAGGGTAAGCGCACGGGCGCATATGATCATGCCCTACCACAAGGCCCTGGACCTGGCCCGGGAGGAAGCCCGGGGTCCGGTGAAGATCGGAACCACCGGCCGCGGCATCGGTCCGTGCTATGAGGACAAAGTGGGGCGCCGCGGCATCCGCTTTATCGATTTCATCGATCCACAAGGATTTATGGAACGGTATCTGGCCAACCTTTCCGAAAAGGAAAAGTACTTACGCTACGTTCTGGGATCGGATTTGCCTCTGGAAGCCGAAGGCGAACGGGAAACCCTGATCGAACTGAGTCGTGAGTTGGCGTCGTACGCGTCCAATGTTTCCGTCGAGATTCAGAAAGCCGTGGATTCCGGCTGTAGCGTGCTTTTCGAAGGGGCCCAGGGAACGCAACTCGATATCGATCACGGAACCTATCCATTTGTCACCTCTTCCAACCCGGTGGCCGGTTCGGTCTGCTCGGGCGCCGGTGTAGGCCCCAGGATCCTGGACTGTGTCCTGGGGGTCGTCAAGGCCTACGCCACGCGCGTGGGCGCCGGCGTGTTCCCGACCGAACTGCAAGACGACACCGGAGCGTACCTCCAGGAAAAAGGGGCCGAATTCGGGTCCACAACAGGCCGAAAGCGACGCTGCGGCTGGCAGGACATGGTAGTGCTCCGCGAGGCGGTGCGCCTGAACAGCCTAAGCGGCTTGGCCATCACCAAGCTGGACGTGTTGAGCGGTCTGGACACCATCCGCATCTGCACGGGTTATGAAAACGATGAAGGTTTCCAGAAAGCCATGCCGCCCAGTCTCGAACAGCTCGAGAAGTGCAGGCCCATCTATGAGGATCTTCCCGGCTGGAGCGAGCCCATTGGCGAAACCCGCTCTTTTGCGGAACTACCCCTTAATGCCCGGAATTACCTGCGCCGGATCGAAGAGCTGTCCGGCGTTCCCATAGACCTGATCTCCGTCGGTCCCTCCAGAGAGCAAACCATCACCGAACGGAATCCCTTTGATTGCGGCCATAGGACATAA
- the lepA gene encoding elongation factor 4: protein MKYIRNFSIIAHIDHGKSTLADRMIQLTGIVDDRSFRDQILDSMDIERERGITIKSQAVTLPYQSKDGKQYELNLIDTPGHVDFSYEVSRALASCEGVLLLVDASQGVEAQTLGNLYLALELDLVVIPVINKIDLPSAQPDRVMEEIEMELGLDSAGVILCSAKEGIGIEAVLEAIVSRIPAPKGDPDNPLSALIFDAQYDSFRGSIIHARIMEGEVKAGDTIRLFSTKKNYRVEEVGFFRLDREPTKNLTAGEVGYIIAGIKSVGDTRTGDTVTLAERPCDKPLAGFREAKPMVFSSLYPVASDEYQDLSDALERYQLNDAAFTYQKDSSVALGLGFRCGFLGLLHLEVVQERLEREFNQSLIMTFPSVRYQFRIKSKELITIDNPALYPDPADIDESFEPFIKATILMPERYMGVVMTLCRERRGVNLRHHYPVTGRIELTADLPLAEVIYDFYDKLKTVTQGYGSFDYELLDYRSSDLVKVDILVNGERVDALTHIVHRDRARIRAKQACDKLKEEIPRHMFKVAIQGAIGGQVIARSTISPFRKDVTAKCYGGDVTRKRKLLEKQKAGKKRMKMIGQVVVPQSAFVSVLKTDRD, encoded by the coding sequence ATGAAGTACATCCGAAACTTCAGTATTATTGCACACATAGATCATGGAAAATCCACCCTGGCCGATCGCATGATTCAGCTCACCGGAATTGTGGACGATCGCTCGTTTCGAGACCAGATCCTGGACAGTATGGACATCGAACGTGAACGCGGCATTACCATTAAGAGCCAGGCGGTAACGCTGCCGTATCAATCCAAAGATGGAAAGCAATATGAATTGAACCTGATCGACACCCCCGGGCACGTGGACTTCAGTTATGAAGTGTCCCGTGCTTTAGCGTCATGTGAAGGCGTCTTGCTGTTGGTCGACGCTTCCCAGGGAGTGGAAGCGCAAACACTGGGGAATTTGTATCTTGCGCTGGAGTTGGATCTGGTCGTCATCCCGGTCATCAACAAGATCGACCTTCCTTCAGCTCAACCGGATCGGGTCATGGAAGAGATCGAAATGGAGCTCGGTTTGGATTCCGCCGGGGTAATCCTCTGTTCGGCCAAGGAAGGCATCGGTATCGAGGCTGTTCTGGAAGCGATTGTGTCTCGAATTCCCGCTCCAAAAGGAGACCCTGACAACCCGCTGTCGGCCCTGATTTTCGATGCCCAGTACGACTCGTTTCGTGGCTCCATCATTCACGCCCGGATCATGGAAGGTGAGGTGAAGGCGGGTGATACGATCCGCCTCTTCAGCACAAAAAAGAACTATCGCGTGGAAGAAGTCGGGTTTTTTCGACTCGACCGGGAACCTACAAAGAATCTGACCGCAGGCGAAGTCGGTTACATCATTGCCGGCATTAAGAGCGTAGGAGATACGCGGACGGGCGATACCGTCACTCTGGCCGAACGCCCATGCGACAAGCCTCTGGCGGGATTTCGGGAGGCCAAGCCCATGGTCTTCTCCTCCCTTTACCCGGTGGCTTCGGACGAATACCAAGACCTGAGCGACGCTCTCGAAAGATATCAGTTGAACGACGCCGCCTTCACGTATCAGAAAGACTCGTCGGTGGCGTTGGGACTGGGCTTCCGGTGCGGTTTTCTGGGACTGCTTCATCTGGAGGTGGTTCAGGAAAGACTGGAAAGAGAATTCAATCAGTCATTGATTATGACATTTCCAAGCGTGCGATACCAGTTCCGAATCAAGAGCAAGGAACTGATCACCATAGACAATCCTGCGCTGTACCCGGATCCGGCGGACATCGACGAGTCGTTCGAGCCCTTTATCAAAGCCACGATCTTGATGCCGGAACGATACATGGGCGTGGTAATGACCTTGTGCCGGGAACGTCGAGGCGTCAATCTGCGCCACCACTATCCGGTGACCGGCCGGATCGAATTGACGGCCGATCTGCCTCTCGCCGAAGTGATTTATGATTTTTACGACAAACTCAAGACCGTTACCCAGGGCTACGGGTCTTTTGACTATGAGCTTCTGGACTACCGATCGAGCGACCTCGTTAAAGTGGACATCCTGGTGAATGGAGAGCGCGTGGACGCCCTTACCCATATCGTCCACCGGGATCGGGCCCGGATCCGGGCCAAGCAGGCCTGCGACAAACTGAAAGAGGAAATTCCACGACATATGTTTAAGGTTGCCATCCAGGGGGCCATAGGCGGTCAAGTCATCGCACGATCCACGATCAGCCCTTTCCGCAAAGACGTTACGGCCAAGTGCTACGGGGGCGACGTAACGAGGAAACGCAAGCTGCTCGAAAAACAGAAGGCCGGGAAAAAGCGGATGAAAATGATCGGGCAGGTGGTGGTCCCCCAGAGCGCGTTTGTCTCAGTCCTCAAGACCGATCGGGACTGA
- the hemW gene encoding radical SAM family heme chaperone HemW, which produces MGEANGIEPCSQLPGLYVHVPFCRKKCIYCDFASTTQLGRMTEYVEAVLQEADSHSNLRPQWDSLYLGGGTASLLPIPLLERLLSGLLRRFSFLSDSEITMEANPCDVSVDLLRASGELGVNRIIVGVQSFQNPLLEFLGRRHDGITGFNALKLAREAGVKQLGLDLIFGVPGQDLNQWREDLDRALEFQPEHISCYQLTYEPGTRLHVLKEKERLTPIGESEAFSFFWETGERLARAGYEQYEVSNFAREAQFRSRHNEKYWSHVPYLGLGPSAHSFDGRSRRWNYRNLNRYLDRLSSGESPVEGSEILDREALRLERLFFGFRTRFGLRPETLKPGPETLVAGKDEQLLNRLTNDGFLVRTETGYRSSRRGLAVADALTAMFA; this is translated from the coding sequence TTGGGCGAAGCAAACGGCATAGAGCCTTGTTCCCAACTCCCCGGATTGTACGTCCATGTGCCCTTTTGCAGGAAGAAGTGCATTTACTGTGACTTCGCATCCACCACTCAACTGGGGCGCATGACCGAATATGTCGAGGCCGTGCTTCAGGAGGCGGATTCACACTCCAATCTCCGGCCTCAGTGGGACAGTCTGTATCTCGGCGGCGGCACGGCCAGTCTATTGCCCATTCCCCTGCTCGAACGACTGCTATCCGGTCTCCTTAGACGCTTTTCGTTTCTTTCCGACTCGGAAATCACGATGGAAGCGAATCCGTGCGATGTATCCGTCGATTTGCTGCGGGCCTCCGGAGAACTGGGAGTGAACCGGATCATCGTGGGAGTGCAGTCCTTTCAAAATCCGCTCCTCGAATTCCTCGGACGCCGGCATGACGGGATCACCGGTTTCAATGCACTGAAACTGGCGCGTGAGGCGGGTGTGAAGCAACTCGGTCTGGATCTGATCTTTGGCGTTCCGGGCCAGGACCTGAACCAATGGCGAGAAGATCTGGACAGGGCCCTTGAATTTCAACCGGAGCACATATCCTGTTACCAGTTGACCTATGAACCTGGAACCAGACTGCATGTACTGAAGGAAAAAGAGCGACTCACGCCCATCGGCGAAAGCGAGGCGTTTTCATTTTTCTGGGAGACCGGGGAACGATTGGCTAGGGCTGGGTACGAGCAGTATGAAGTGTCCAATTTCGCCCGTGAAGCCCAATTTCGCTCGAGACATAACGAGAAATACTGGTCCCATGTCCCCTATCTGGGGTTGGGTCCTTCGGCTCATTCTTTCGACGGGCGCAGCCGCCGTTGGAATTATCGGAATCTGAACCGATATCTGGATCGGTTATCGAGCGGAGAAAGCCCTGTCGAAGGTTCTGAAATCCTGGATCGGGAGGCGCTCCGGTTGGAGCGGCTCTTTTTCGGTTTTCGCACGCGTTTCGGACTTCGTCCGGAGACTCTGAAGCCAGGTCCGGAAACGCTTGTTGCCGGAAAGGACGAACAACTTCTGAACCGATTAACAAACGACGGGTTTCTGGTACGAACGGAAACAGGATATCGGTCATCGCGGCGGGGTTTGGCCGTGGCCGACGCGTTGACCGCCATGTTCGCATAG
- a CDS encoding AI-2E family transporter, whose product MNTFPSQASSNLSRYFLYAALTLALYLAYLLLSPFLHTLIIAIVLTILFHPLHLRILSTFKNRFPSLASLCTCIVIVLGVLVPLVLLVVAMAQQGVLLFNGIVAWVKEGGLGDYSHLAVLGKLQLLLEKYLPYVDVDKLDIQGSIVQFSKTMGEVLLRNLTSIIGNVTSLLIQFFLMVFIMFFLFKEGRSMLDRGLHSIPMSADNKDKVLQRIATVSRSTVLGNFITALLQGLVVGVASAIAGYQGFFWGAVSGISSMIPIVGTALVWTPISVYLAIQGRYGMLVFFLIWNILLGSVVDNIVRPKLLGRKGGIPTLLIFLSVMGGLQVFGILGILYGPIIFSICGVLLYIYELENVDVLGEAK is encoded by the coding sequence ATGAACACGTTTCCATCCCAGGCCTCCTCCAATTTGAGTCGTTATTTTCTCTACGCGGCGTTGACCCTGGCGCTGTACCTGGCCTATTTATTACTCAGCCCGTTTCTGCACACGTTGATCATTGCGATCGTGCTTACCATACTCTTCCATCCCCTCCATCTGCGTATCCTGAGTACATTCAAGAATAGATTTCCTTCCCTGGCTTCCCTGTGTACGTGCATCGTTATCGTGTTGGGAGTGCTTGTGCCGCTGGTGCTGCTGGTTGTTGCAATGGCTCAACAGGGCGTTTTGCTTTTCAACGGCATCGTCGCCTGGGTGAAAGAAGGAGGATTGGGGGATTATTCGCACTTGGCCGTGCTCGGCAAGTTGCAGCTGCTTCTCGAGAAATACCTACCGTACGTGGACGTCGACAAGCTGGATATTCAGGGAAGCATCGTCCAGTTCTCGAAAACCATGGGAGAAGTGCTCCTGAGAAACCTGACGTCCATCATCGGCAATGTGACGTCGCTGTTGATCCAGTTTTTTCTGATGGTGTTCATCATGTTCTTCCTTTTCAAAGAGGGCCGGAGCATGCTGGACCGGGGTCTTCACAGCATCCCCATGTCCGCGGACAATAAAGACAAAGTGCTCCAGCGCATTGCCACCGTGAGCCGCTCGACGGTGCTCGGGAACTTCATTACCGCTCTGCTGCAGGGCCTCGTGGTTGGTGTGGCATCCGCAATTGCGGGCTACCAAGGCTTTTTCTGGGGAGCGGTCAGCGGTATAAGTTCTATGATTCCCATTGTGGGCACGGCCCTGGTTTGGACTCCCATATCCGTCTATCTGGCGATTCAAGGCAGATATGGCATGCTCGTCTTCTTTCTGATATGGAACATTCTTCTTGGGTCCGTGGTGGACAACATCGTGCGACCCAAACTTCTAGGGCGTAAAGGGGGTATCCCGACACTGCTCATTTTCCTGTCGGTAATGGGCGGACTTCAGGTTTTCGGAATTCTCGGGATCCTTTATGGTCCGATCATATTCAGCATTTGCGGAGTGTTGCTGTATATTTACGAACTCGAAAACGTCGACGTGCTCGGAGAAGCGAAATAA
- a CDS encoding D-2-hydroxyacid dehydrogenase, whose protein sequence is MLPSILMNLAHPIRFFALNDDLQETVRLALPDEQIVFKSHAQEGFSEALAAAEIYCGWIFPSKWIPNASRMKWLHTPAAGSDYIDSPALAASGIRVTLSSGYHGIPMAVQAVALVLAFSRGLFYSRSRQKENGWWRDEMVNQTVDLEGRTAVIVGCGSIGLHVVRRFRELGLRCIGVRRRIPSEAVDGLTWCPVGDLGTVLPGAAVVVNLLPYSPATEAFFDDRLFPVMGPGCLFINLGRGKTVDEAALIRGLDQGTVAWAGLDVLREEPTPDDNPLRFHPRVVITPHSSTFSNRFMRDAMQQFVERVRIFRSGGELPDVLHPRSAGHMPKLDERPS, encoded by the coding sequence ATGCTCCCTTCCATACTGATGAACCTGGCGCATCCGATCCGTTTTTTCGCGCTGAACGATGATTTACAGGAAACCGTGCGCCTTGCGCTGCCCGATGAACAGATCGTTTTCAAGAGTCATGCGCAGGAGGGCTTTTCCGAGGCTCTTGCAGCGGCGGAAATATACTGCGGCTGGATTTTCCCTTCCAAATGGATTCCCAACGCTTCCAGAATGAAATGGCTTCATACCCCCGCGGCGGGCTCGGATTACATCGATTCTCCCGCCCTGGCCGCTTCGGGGATACGAGTGACGCTATCTTCCGGATATCACGGCATTCCCATGGCCGTGCAGGCGGTGGCGCTGGTCCTGGCGTTTTCGAGAGGTCTTTTCTACAGCCGGAGCAGGCAAAAGGAGAACGGCTGGTGGAGAGACGAGATGGTGAACCAAACCGTGGACCTGGAAGGCCGCACAGCGGTCATTGTGGGATGCGGCTCTATCGGCTTGCATGTGGTGCGTAGATTTCGCGAGTTGGGTCTTCGGTGCATCGGGGTTCGAAGGCGCATCCCTTCCGAAGCAGTCGACGGTCTCACCTGGTGTCCGGTCGGTGACCTCGGAACGGTGCTTCCCGGTGCGGCGGTGGTAGTGAACCTACTTCCTTATAGCCCGGCCACGGAGGCTTTTTTCGACGACCGTCTCTTTCCCGTCATGGGACCCGGCTGCCTGTTCATCAACCTTGGCCGGGGCAAGACGGTAGACGAAGCCGCTTTGATCCGCGGCTTGGATCAGGGAACCGTGGCCTGGGCCGGTCTCGATGTGCTTCGCGAGGAACCCACGCCGGACGACAATCCGTTGAGATTTCATCCCCGAGTGGTGATTACGCCCCATTCTAGTACATTCAGCAATCGCTTTATGCGTGACGCCATGCAGCAGTTCGTGGAACGAGTGCGGATCTTCCGCTCCGGAGGTGAACTGCCCGATGTACTCCATCCCCGAAGCGCCGGACATATGCCGAAACTCGACGAGCGGCCCTCATGA
- a CDS encoding MFS transporter yields MHRHVGPAPMRFGSKGAAEYGEMYRFLLVLTILSATGLQGWQTLINNFAVDVVHLDGQQMGMIQSLREVPGFLSLLVVYLLLLVKEHRLAALSVLILGLGVASTGLLPSYFGLVVTTLIMSFGFHYYETVNQSLTLQYFSVAKSPIIFGKLRGIASAANIGVGLVILVLANWLDYGEMYMVLGGVILLGGMFCLCQDPADRSLPPQRKKMVFRRDYWLFYSLTFLGGARRQVFIAFGVFLLVKKFNFTVQEVTVLFIINNVINYFASPLIGKAINRFGERKVLSLEYAGLIGIFLTYAYTESRVVAAVMYVLDFVLFNFAIAIRSYFQKIGDPRDVAPTMAVGFTINHVAAVVIPAVGGALWMVDYRIPFIGGAVLSLVSLVLTQCIRTTEPADS; encoded by the coding sequence ATGCATCGACATGTTGGACCTGCTCCCATGAGATTTGGTTCGAAAGGCGCGGCGGAATATGGGGAAATGTATCGCTTTCTGCTGGTGCTTACGATCCTTTCAGCTACAGGCTTGCAGGGGTGGCAGACCCTGATCAACAACTTCGCCGTGGACGTGGTTCACCTGGACGGTCAGCAGATGGGCATGATCCAGTCGTTGAGGGAGGTACCGGGTTTCCTCTCCCTGCTGGTAGTTTATCTGCTGCTGCTGGTCAAGGAACACAGGCTTGCGGCGCTCTCGGTTCTCATTCTGGGCTTGGGAGTTGCGTCGACGGGATTGCTTCCAAGCTATTTCGGCCTCGTGGTCACTACGCTCATCATGTCCTTTGGATTTCATTACTACGAGACCGTGAATCAGTCTTTGACGCTCCAGTATTTCAGCGTAGCGAAATCTCCTATAATATTCGGGAAGTTACGTGGCATCGCATCCGCGGCCAACATCGGTGTCGGCCTGGTGATCCTGGTGTTGGCCAACTGGCTGGATTACGGCGAAATGTATATGGTTTTGGGTGGCGTTATCTTGCTGGGCGGGATGTTTTGCCTCTGTCAGGATCCTGCGGACCGGTCGCTCCCTCCCCAGCGCAAAAAAATGGTTTTCCGACGCGACTACTGGCTTTTCTATTCGCTGACGTTCTTGGGGGGAGCCCGTAGACAGGTTTTTATCGCCTTTGGGGTCTTCCTGCTGGTCAAGAAATTCAACTTTACGGTGCAGGAAGTGACCGTTCTATTCATTATCAACAATGTAATCAATTACTTTGCGAGCCCGCTGATCGGGAAGGCCATCAATCGTTTCGGCGAACGAAAAGTGCTGTCCCTCGAGTACGCCGGCCTGATCGGCATTTTTCTGACTTATGCATATACCGAAAGCAGGGTTGTGGCGGCCGTTATGTACGTCCTCGATTTCGTCCTGTTCAATTTTGCCATCGCCATCCGGTCGTACTTTCAGAAGATCGGAGATCCAAGGGACGTGGCCCCAACCATGGCTGTCGGTTTCACGATCAATCACGTGGCTGCGGTGGTCATCCCCGCCGTGGGCGGGGCTCTTTGGATGGTGGATTACAGGATTCCGTTCATTGGCGGCGCAGTGCTGAGTCTGGTGTCTCTGGTGTTGACGCAATGCATTCGCACAACGGAGCCGGCGGATAGCTGA
- a CDS encoding molybdenum cofactor guanylyltransferase: MPNEERIPNEKHHDVAGVILAGGRSSRFGENKALAVVKGETLIERVVRTLDTLFDSCLIVTNEPHVFSFLGLPAVEDMVKGLGPLGGIHTALKTIQEPYAFVVACDMPELNPRLVRLLVGLRHEYDVVVPRIDGWLEALHAVYSKRCLKAVESVITSGFRQVIRFFPEVRVRYVDRKEVEEADPALESFFNINTRDDLRRFLSGGRAHLKGPKS; this comes from the coding sequence ATGCCGAACGAGGAACGCATTCCGAATGAGAAGCACCACGATGTCGCCGGCGTGATCCTCGCCGGCGGGCGGAGCAGCCGGTTCGGCGAGAACAAGGCTCTGGCCGTGGTCAAGGGTGAAACACTGATCGAACGGGTCGTTCGGACGTTGGATACGTTGTTTGACAGCTGTCTCATCGTGACCAATGAACCACACGTCTTTTCGTTCCTGGGTCTGCCCGCGGTCGAGGATATGGTAAAAGGCCTCGGGCCCCTTGGAGGAATTCACACGGCCTTGAAGACCATTCAAGAGCCGTACGCCTTTGTGGTGGCTTGCGACATGCCGGAATTGAATCCCCGATTGGTTCGCCTCCTGGTGGGTTTACGTCACGAATATGACGTGGTGGTGCCTCGAATCGATGGCTGGCTCGAAGCGCTCCATGCCGTATATTCGAAGCGGTGCCTGAAGGCCGTCGAATCCGTGATTACGAGCGGATTTCGCCAGGTCATTCGCTTTTTTCCCGAGGTCCGGGTTCGCTATGTGGATCGCAAGGAGGTGGAGGAAGCGGATCCGGCGCTGGAATCCTTCTTCAATATCAATACGCGTGATGATCTGAGACGATTCCTGAGCGGAGGCCGGGCGCACTTGAAAGGACCCAAGTCGTGA
- a CDS encoding MFS transporter, with amino-acid sequence MTSRFKLVLVGVLYFAEGFPFGTVMDILPVYFRFSGVSLKDIGLLSLATLPWSLKFLWAPLVDYWGRVRNWIWVAELGIAGLMVSLALVKSSEPSFLLWACIMMLAAFSATQDIAVDAYTIRLLSIREMGAANGVRVSSYRAALILSGGAMVALGGWIGWNWVFAGSAAIMVLCAVCVLRMPYVGDVPASTITEAVKKPFKDFLTRPKALAVLAFVLCFKLGDMAMGPMVRPFWVDRGLSSTEIGLITGTFGIVAAVLGALAGGVYTTRKGIFRGLWVLGLWQAVSNLGYAVVAQMPFTGHWGVYAASLIESFCGGLGTASFLAFLMSICRKEMAATQYALLSALFGLARSLSGALSGWATTEMGYGLYFAFTFLLAFPAYAFLPAVKMWIPENHSTSEETG; translated from the coding sequence GTGACCTCGCGCTTTAAACTCGTGCTCGTGGGAGTATTGTATTTTGCGGAGGGATTTCCTTTCGGCACGGTCATGGATATCCTGCCCGTGTATTTCCGGTTCTCGGGCGTATCGCTCAAAGACATCGGATTGTTGAGTCTGGCCACATTGCCCTGGTCCTTGAAGTTTTTGTGGGCCCCGCTCGTGGACTATTGGGGACGCGTTCGTAACTGGATCTGGGTGGCTGAACTCGGGATCGCCGGTCTGATGGTAAGCCTCGCGTTAGTGAAATCGTCGGAACCGTCCTTCCTGTTGTGGGCATGCATCATGATGCTGGCCGCGTTTTCGGCCACTCAGGACATCGCAGTGGACGCCTACACGATTCGGCTGCTTTCCATAAGAGAGATGGGCGCCGCCAACGGAGTCCGGGTGTCGTCCTATCGCGCGGCCCTCATTTTGTCCGGTGGAGCCATGGTTGCGTTGGGGGGATGGATCGGATGGAATTGGGTGTTTGCCGGTTCCGCGGCGATCATGGTTTTGTGCGCCGTATGCGTGCTCAGAATGCCTTACGTGGGAGACGTCCCCGCGTCAACCATCACAGAGGCGGTCAAGAAGCCGTTCAAGGATTTCCTTACGCGGCCCAAGGCATTGGCCGTGCTCGCCTTCGTGCTCTGCTTCAAACTGGGCGATATGGCCATGGGACCCATGGTCCGGCCTTTCTGGGTGGACAGGGGGCTGTCAAGTACGGAGATCGGCTTGATCACTGGAACGTTCGGCATTGTGGCCGCGGTTCTGGGGGCGCTGGCAGGAGGCGTGTACACGACCCGGAAGGGAATTTTCCGGGGTCTTTGGGTCCTTGGGCTCTGGCAGGCTGTGAGCAATTTGGGGTATGCGGTTGTGGCCCAAATGCCGTTTACAGGGCATTGGGGCGTGTACGCCGCTTCTCTCATAGAATCATTTTGCGGGGGTCTCGGTACCGCCTCGTTCCTGGCGTTCCTGATGAGCATTTGCCGTAAGGAGATGGCCGCCACTCAATACGCGCTATTAAGCGCGTTATTCGGCCTGGCAAGATCTCTTTCGGGCGCATTGAGCGGCTGGGCCACCACGGAAATGGGATACGGCCTCTATTTCGCCTTTACTTTTTTGCTGGCGTTTCCGGCGTACGCTTTTCTGCCCGCGGTGAAGATGTGGATTCCCGAGAACCATTCGACGTCCGAGGAAACCGGCTAA